The genomic stretch TGATATACGAAACCCATTTATCAAGATATTATGTGCTACCACATCAGGAAGATAATATTTGGCAGAAATGTCACGGAAGATCCCTAACGCATTGTCCACTTCACCGGCTTTACACAGTCCATTCATGGCAGCGGAGTATGTCACTATGTCAGGAAGAAAACCCATTTTGAGCATTTCTTCTAGAAATTCAAGGGCTTCTGTTATCCTGCCACTGAAGCAAAGTTGTTGCACCATCTCTGTGCAGTTCTTTATCCATGGTTTATGTCCATTTGTGCGCATCTCCCCCAGTAAATCAAGAGCACCATTTGGATCTTTTCTCCTGCAAATGCCATAAAATAACGAATTGTATGTGAACTCTGAGGGTATCACACGAAGATCCTTCATTTGGTTAAGCAATTCGTATCCTTCATCTAACCTATCTAAATTGCACAACTCATAGATCAAATCATTAAACATCAATAGCTTTCCCTTGCAGCCAAAGCTAACCATGTCCTTTATAAGAGCTAAGGCATCATCCAACTTCTTAACCTTACAAAGGCCACACACAACAATGTTGAAGGAATCAGAGTTTGGCTTAACATCCTGACCGGTATCAACCACATGTGCACCAACAGTCAAACCTTCACTAATATCCTGAACACCACATATCATTGAGGTGAGCAACCGATAAGCTGCTTCTGCCTGCCCATGGTTAACAAGTCCTTCTAATAGCACATTGTACAGTGAGATAACACCGCTAGGTTTCAACTGCGCAGCATTTTCATTGATAAACGGGCCAACAATGGCAAAATCTCCTTCATGGCAGAATGCCTCAACCATCTTCTTGAGCAAGCGGACATCAGGAGCAACCTCACTACTTTTCATGTCCTCAAATAATTTTACCGCTTTTCCTATTTCTTTGTCTTTGCAGAGACCCTCAATTAAGACACTGTACATCGACAAATCAGCGACAAACCCATAAGTGGCCATCTTGTCAAACATTTCAATGGCTTTATCAACCCTGCGCTGCTTTACAAAGCCATGGACTAGCACGCTCAATGTCTTCTCACTTGGCCTCATCCCCAGTGCCTCCATCCTCCCCAGCAGCTCGACCGCCCCGTCCACTTTTCCCCACTTGCTGAAAGCCACCGCCAGCATCGTGAGCACACGCTCGTCCACCCAACCACACTGGCTCATCCTCTGGAACACGCCATCGGCGCCATCTGGACGACCTGCATTGCAGTAGCACTGCAGGAGCGAGGTGAGCGTGTACTTATCAACACTCCCctcaccacacgtcgccaccatcTCCCGGAGCCTTGCCTCCGCATCGTCTGCACGGCCTGCCTTGGCCAGGGCGTCAAGAAGGCAGTTGAAGGTGTAGGAGTTGGGCGCGCAGCCGAGGTGCGTCCTCGCGCCGTCAAAGACGAGCGCGGCGGTGtcgggaagtccggcggcgccgagGCAGCGGAGAAGGAACCCAAGCGCGCCGGGCGTCATGGAGCAGCCCGCGGCGAGCGCTCTAGTGGCGAGGCGTTCAAGGTGAGCGGATTGGTGGCGCGGCAGGCGTGAGGCCATGGCGTTGAGCGAGTAGCAGGAGTGGCGGAAGCCCGGCTGCTCGTCGGCCCAGCTGAAGAAGTCTAGCGCGTGGCGCCAGGAGGGGAGGCGCACGAGGACGGACTCGGCAGCCGGAGCGGTGAggtgggcggcgaggcggcggaggcggtccGCGTCGCGGGAGGCGCGCGGGCGAGCGAATTCGTCGAGCAGGTGGTGGGCGAGGTTGGACGGGGGCGCCGACGAGGGATCTCCCGAGGGGGGAGCAACGGCAGACAAGGACCGgaggaaggaggaggacgccggcaCGCGGGCGAGGCGGCGGAGAGCCATTTAAGACGGTCGCAGTGGAGTGAGGTGGGAGGTTGCCAGAGCCGGCGGCGGGGACGAGCTCGTGCGAGTTTGGTCCGAAGGGTGAAAAAGTTTGAGCAAATTATGGAGGGGAGCTTGATTTAAAGGAATTCCATATGAGTTTTGAATACtaggtttctttttttttccttatgTGCACCGTTTTATTTGTAGAAATGATATCCCTAGGAAAGTATGCAATTTTTAAGTTTACGTTGCACTATGTTTTGGAGAAAATTTTCATCCACTCAACCCTCATGTTACAATTTTNNNNNNNNNNNNNNNNNNNNNNNNNNNNNNNNNNNNNNNNNNNNNNNNNNNNNNNNNNNNNNNNNNNNNNNNNNNNNNNNNNNNNNNNNNNNNNNNNNNNTTTATTTTTTCTAAGTCAAACATTGTAGATTTCAAATAATATAGAATTCAACTATACATGATATTTTAATCCTACGGTTCTAAAAGTATGGCCAGAGTCTCACtcggaagaaagaaaaaaaatgccgATTGCATCTATTACTAGAAGAAGTGACATGCCCGattagggatggcacccgcagggtatgggtacggctAGAGTCATCACATACCCGTACCCGTCACCTTTATTCTTACGGTCGCCATACCCATACCCATCAAAGGGTACAAGTTTTTCTCATACCCGTCACccgacagggtaaatgggtacccgcgggtaaaaatacccgcgcttacaacacatcaaattgatTAAAAAATATGACAAGAGGTGAAGCGATCCTAAATAggggtctaatcctcactaacctaccaaCGATTGTGAGACTGGGAAGCGTGAGGTTCAGCCTAGCAACATGAAGGCATGATTAGGGAAAAATTAAGTAGTTTAGAATAATTGCAGTGGCCTACTTGTTAATTTTAGATGGGTACATGGGTACGCGGGTATGTGTTCTATGATCCAATACCCGTACCCACTCTACCCGATGAGTATGATATTTTTTCATTTACAAACTcatgggtaatattttatccCAAACCCGTACTCCTATTAGGTTTTTACCCGACGGATACGTGGGTCATGGGtatccattgccatccttatgccCAATGGTTAGAACCAAAGGCAATACCGCTTATGCAACAACGTCCAAAAAAATAGCTCTTCTAGAAACAAAGTGCATCGTCAGCATTTTGACATCAAAAAGAAAGATTAAATTTTCAGACTAGATGACACCCCACGCTTTGCTGCGGAAACTTGTAGAAAATATTAACATTAATGTATTTTTGTTAGGATAAAATAGCTCAATAATTTTGCAGGTGGCTGCTCAAATAGAAGGAACTAGATgatgccccgcgcgttgcggcaggACTCCTAGCAAAAAAGTTGGATACATTTGGAcaaaagtaaaaaataaaaaataaaaaatgcttcttaattaacCAGATGTTCCATCAATAAAAAAATACTAATTTAATGGAATTTTTAATACATGATTGGAAGGAAAACTGAAGTTATGTGTACAAAATAATTACCGGTGTATACAACAGAGAGATAGAACAGATCAAACCATCCAAAATAAGTATTTTATAAGTAGGGGAGTACAAACCCGATCCTTGCATATGAAAGGGATTTATTCTAGAAGTGAGAAAAATAACTTTTCCCAAATTAATATATGTAGTTAATTTATATGTAGTGCAACTTTTCAAAATAAATATGTGTACCGAATTCAATGATTAAATAATATGAGCCAGATTTCTTGCCATCATGAATAAAGAAACAACGCCACATTACACATATCGTTTGTTTTTGCCTTTTCTCCCtagaactaagagcatctccagtcgcgtcccccaaaccgtcccccaaaccgcgccggatcgagcgtttgggggacgtgttttgttcgtgccgcgtttgggggacgtcgctccccagccgcgtcccccaaacgccgcccccaatcagaaattcaaatagatgcaattcaaaagagatcgttcccgccgatttgtcgcgatcagagtagcggcgatcgatcaaagtactgggcgcgcgatcatattacagaccggtggtgcatgcaaattagaagaaggggaaggggttgggcgacggcgtcgtatcctgagtcgatgcaggcccgtcgagcacgacgacctcgtcgcgatctgctctgttctcgtgcatggtgcgtccgctccgtcgccgacgcgaggccgacgcaggtgtagcgagTAGAAGACGCGTTAGCTCTGCTCTTGCTGcgcctgccgctgccgccgatgccgatgccgctgccggggccgccgcgtccgccgccgccattttggcttcgatgtcgtcaaggatccggcctttgaagaagttgtgcgccgctcgcgtccggggagacattccctctgtcgacgttctcagcagggacatgtcgtccctgcgtttcttgagctccagcttctcctcttgcctcttgagcagctcggtccacctttggtcggccttcttgtcgcgggagataaaggtcgaggagacgttcgcgaggcatttcgtgatcgacgcctgcgtcttctcagacgacgcagcgtcggccaaggcggccttggcagccttgttgccgatgggACGCCATGTCGAagttgccggcggcgcgtccggatcaatggcgtccttccccttggacagcgacaagcgcgtcagccgccatttctcattcattttgagcttgccatagcaatgcatgagcacgaaagacttgtgaccttccgagttcttcgcgtacaaatccatggcccgatcaaactaaccaaaggaagcagagtcatttcatcgaacacaatgtaggcgctacggattatggaaaaaACAGTCGTACCAGTttggcgacgtcggcgccgctgtcgcctctggtctctaagtcgtgatggtacccatggaaggagttcaccgacgcctggatgatggcccatcgcgtcgacattgccttttggctcctcttcattgtcactttgttgtagtcgttgttgatgagcttgcgctcatcgaactcggccttgattctcgcccaatacttcccgcctttttggttggcgccgatgatggagtcatggctcaccgtcgcccacgactcgcacggacAAAGATCTTCCgagaggcgtccacttcgggcctcgtgtgcccgacgccttcttcttcttcttcttcttcttcttcttcgtcctcacgccgtccgcgtctacctccacgagatcatcgtcaccggcaccctcgtcgtcctcttcctcgccgccctcttcgtcctcatcgtcgtcctcctcgtcgtcctccaccccctcctcttcgtcgtcgtcctcctcctcaaccccgtcgtcctcctcagcaccggcgccgtcgtattcgagcggacccctgcggccggtgaaagggtcgccgtccggaccgggtcctggctcgcgctgctcgtacgccggggagtagaggttgttggggttgaagccgccatgcggcagcgcatcctcggtagtgcggcgacaagttaggcgtcacgcacccgggagtggcggaggggccgtcgttgtagaaggcggcttgcgacggagagatcactcccggaacgtacaccggcatggacgtactccatgggctcgcgttggtggcggcgatacacccggccattacgtgctggtgccggcgcgccgccgagccttcttctccagctccaccgccctccgtcctttccgctccgccgtcgatagcttccggcgcgagcaatcttgctgccattgatcttcggtcattccttcaggcttcttcttcgcagccggcgccttccgcggcttcgcgaacggcgctttcgcccctttcgtcgcattgcccggcggcttcttggccgctttcttcgccatctttttgggggctgtcggcggcgccatggaatggggagagggtagcggcggcgggtggacggcgggagggagaaagaaatcggcgggataggagaaatgaatcggcggcgggatatgttttgggaggcctgtgcgcggcggtataggcgcgatttggcgggagcggcgggatttggcgggagtgtgagacgaattttccctatgccgctgacgggtcggccccgcgtcggttggcctcacttttcgttgtgtccggcgtccccggagcgtcccctgtgggacggggacgggctcggggcgccggacaccgtaccgggccgcgccggacaaaaatgggctttgggggacgcggctggaactcttttttgtccggcgcgccccaaatccctttgggggacggtttgggggacgcgactggagatgctctaagggcgtcAGGATACGGACTGAGAGCCATTCGCCGGAACCTGTTCATGCCGTATATTCAGCTTACTCACACATGCTTAAGAGAATATACAGGTTAATAGGGGTGGCAGCTATTGATCCACTTAACTGTTAGCATGAAGTGGCTGATCCACTTGTTTGTTTTGAGATTTCCACATGTGCATGCTATACATGGGAGAT from Lolium rigidum isolate FL_2022 chromosome 4, APGP_CSIRO_Lrig_0.1, whole genome shotgun sequence encodes the following:
- the LOC124650036 gene encoding putative pentatricopeptide repeat-containing protein At5g08310, mitochondrial, with protein sequence MYSVLIEGLCKDKEIGKAVKLFEDMKSSEVAPDVRLLKKMVEAFCHEGDFAIVGPFINENAAQLKPSGVISLYNVLLEGLVNHGQAEAAYRLLTSMICGVQDISEGLTVGAHVVDTGQDVKPNSDSFNIVVCGLCKVKKLDDALALIKDMVSFGCKGKLLMFNDLIYELCNLDRLDEGYELLNQMKDLRVIPSEFTYNSLFYGICRRKDPNGALDLLGEMRTNGHKPWIKNCTEMVQQLCFSGRITEALEFLEEMLKMGFLPDIVTYSAAMNGLCKAGEVDNALGIFRDISAKYYLPDVVAHNILINGFRISGKLNEAQEIMEEMLEKGLFPSIVTYNLMIDVWCKSGNIEKAVDCLNKMADEEESPTVVTYTSLIDGLCTAGRPDEAIGLWHKMSDKGCAPNKIAYSAFVNGLCKCGRVETALTYYDEMMTKGFELDTFSCLYFINGLISNGNATKGCELLKEILQKDMTHCDDLKMVGLVNKAVEELSKDGRTSPDISILVEKGLISRAQIMHKKDGNN